The segment CTACATGCACCAGCTGAGCCTCAGCGAATTCTCTTCCCACACGATCAAGAAAAAAGAAGCGCCCTGTTTGAGTCAAATAGTGATGATAACGACCCAGTGCACCAAGTACATAAACATGATCTATGAGATTATCACGCCACGGCAGTTTCTTCTTATCATTCTCGATAGCATTACGAAGGACTCGTGCAAAATGCGACGTTTCATGTTCCCCCTTAACTCGAACAGTACGATCTTCATTCCAACTCATCAGCTGCTCAGCCTCTTGTGCTAAGTCAGGAAAGCCAGAGAGAGCTCTTACAATTTTTTGATGACAGTCCGTTATGCCCTGTTCCAGCGTCTTTGCCGGCGCTCTGATGGGCAGCGTCAGCGTAACATCGTGTTTAATATAATGTTTTGTACCTACTCCAACATCTAAAAGAATTCGTTCGACGTCTCGAAACTCTTTTTTCCCAATATCGAGATCGGTCTTCCTACTCAGCTTTGTGAGAAGTTCTCGTTGCTCGTTCTCATTCATATATGGAGTTGCCGAGAAGCCGACAACTCTTGTGTTGATCTCTTCATTCTTCACGTGCTCTAAAATGCAAGCAGCAGCGTCACGACCTCGACTTTTATGTACTTCATCAACGATCACAAGGCTTACGGATGACAAATCTAGAATTGGAGCATTCTTGCCTCTTCCTATGCCGAGATCATTTTGAATTGTTTGAGGCGTAGCGAACAGGAGTCGGGCATTGCTCGCATAGATGGTCTTTCGCTTACTGGCCGGTGTAGCGCCCGTAAGCGCTGCCATACTCCTGCAGCAAGCGTTAGGCTGTGCTGAGCATCCCGCATGACTTGTTCAACTAATGGCTTCTGTCGAGTAATATAAAGTACTTTGGAATGGTCTTCTTCTTGAAGATACTTGGCAGCAAGCGCAAGAGCTACATAGCTTTTGCCCGCACCTGTGCTGGCCGCGACGACTGCATTTTGCTCACTCGCATCTAGCTCGAGTAGCGCTGCTATCTGACCCGGTATAAATCGAAAGGTCTTCGTCCGAAGGATTTTTTCTCTTCCGCTCTGAATAGCAAATTCTTCGATTGTTTTTGGAATCTCTCGCTCATAGCCTCGTACTTTTACTACACTCGTTTGTGCGTCTTCATCTGGGAATAGACTCTGTTGAGCAACGGTTGATACTATCTCTTTTCCTTCCTTTACGGAGAGAGCCGTGTACAACGTGTTTGCCTTAACTTCCGTTATATGAGGAGGCCTTTCCGGGAGTTGTCGACTATGCTCAAGACTCATACACGACCTCCTTTGCTACTCCCTACTCCTTCATCGGCAGGCAAGGCGGTCTTTAAAGAAAACTGAACGGTCTCTCCTGATGCATTTAATGTTGGAGTTCCAATAATATGAACTCTATTATTATGCTGAAGCATAGGCATATCAGTCCTACGCCAATACACCGCTTCAATCGTTCGATGCCCATCTGAAAGCGTAACACTAAGATTATTCCGATGCTTGCCAAATACTCGCATCTTCTCAACAAACAAATCCGGGATGAGGATATCTGGCTCTGGATTATCGGTTCCGAAAGGCTCAAAGCGTTTTAGCTCTCTGACTGCTGTTGGATTAATATCACGTAAGGTGCATACCGCATCGACATGAAAGGACGGTGGCTTATACTGGGCACCAAGATCGAGCTCTACACTCCGATTCAGTAATTCTGAAATCTTGCTGAACTGGGATGCGTCAATAGTCCCTCCAGCAGCTGCGGGATGACCGCCCACTTTGATAAAATGCTTTCTTAATTTATCTAAATTTGCAATGAGGTTATACCCATCAACAGTTCGAAACGAGCCTGAGGCTTCTCCGTCATAGTTAGCAAACAACACTACAGGACGTAGATATCGCTCCACCAATCGCTGGCTGACGATGCCGACTACTCCTTTGTGATATCCGCTCAGTATCCCATCTGATTCCTTGAACGCTTCATCCATCAGACAAATGAATCGCGGCAAGTTTTCAACCTCCTTTGGAAGCGACTGCAAAGCACTTTGCAACATTGCTGCTTCAATATCTTGTCGAGTCTTATTCAGTGATAACAAGCGTTCTGCTGTAGCCCGCGCGGATAGCACCTGCCGATCGGCAAGTGCTTCAATCATAAAATTTGCATCTCCAAGACGGCCGGCGGCATTGATCATTGGAGCGATTAACATACTCAAATCAGAACCAGAGGGTGTTCCTCTGACACCTCTTGCTGAAAGCATTTCCTGAAAAACAGGAAATGGAGAGTCTTCAAACATTCGGAGGCCATGATAGGCAATCGTCCAACTCGCGCCTCGCAAGGGAACGCAATCAGCAATCGTAGCAATGGCAGCAGGTACAAGATAATCTTTCAGTGACATGCTTTCTTGCACCGCACCACGCCTCTTCAATTCGTCGTGCACTGCAAACATAGTCAAAAGCATTAAGCCATTGGCTGCGAGCACATTGTCTTCAAATCCACATCCCGTCTGTCCCGGATTTCCAAGAACTGCTGGACAGTCAACATCCCCGACATGATGATGATCAAGCACTCCAACCCAATAGCCTTCTTTTTGTGCTTGCAAAATCTCTTTCTTATTTGTTGTTCCAAAATCAGCCGTTAACAGAGACATTGGCCTGTTTCCGAATCTCTCTCGCATTATTGCATGCTGCTTCCAAAAAAATTTCTCGCTCAGGCCATAGCCTGTCTCATCGCGAATTGGCAAGACTGAGTGAAGGTTACTAAATCCAACTGACTTCAAAATATCAGTTGCAATCATATTGGAAACAATCCCATCATTATCAAAATCGGTTGCTATCATCAGCGGACGTTTCTCAATAATGCAGTCGGCTAAGTGCGAGATAATGAAACTTCCATTTTTCATTTCTCGTATATCTGGAAGGCTGCTTAGAGAGGGATTTAATCGGAATTCTAATTCAGCATTCAGAGTGTAATCTCTCGCCGCGAGAATTAAAGGAGCAAGCTTTTCTTGAAAATTATAGCGATCACGGATTGCATCAGCCATCTCGGGCTTTTGCGCACGTACTTTTATCTCAGGAGTGATAGCTGCTGGAATCTGATCTCTTGCAGCTTGAGCGATCAGCTGGCTTACCGGGCGTAACGATGCCGCTCTGGGAGGTTCGAAGAGGCCACGTTGAACAGAACTTTGCTCCTTGCCTCCCTGAGTATTTTTACGCATGCCGCTGCGCTGATCCGAGTCGCGATCCATCATCAATGTCTAACTCCTTCGACAAGAACGATGGTAAGAGGGGATTGATTCTTAGTAAATTTTTCACCAGCTTTTTCTGCCGTAGGATAGAAAAAGAGTGAATCATTGAAGTCGCAGGTCGCGAGGAACACCACCCGATAACCGCAATCAAGGCCATTTTCAGACGATATTTCGCACTTTTTTTAGGGAGTTAGCTGAAGTTCTGTCGAGTTCCATACTAGGAACAAGAGAGAAAATTGTAACGCTCCAAAATTGCTTAGTGTCAGAAGCTCTCTATACTCGAACGAACGACTGAAAATGGCTGAGAGTTCGGGAGTTTCAGGACGTTACTCCTTCTTCATTCTGCCATTTCGCATTAATCAAAGCTCTATGAATGGCGACTCATTAGAAATTGTAGAACTCCGCTCTGAAGAAGTACACAATCGGCAACTTCAGCCAACGGCATCTCTTTCCGAAGAACGGATTGAAACCTTACCTCCTCATTATTCTCTATCTGCTCCGACTCAGTTTATCCTTCGTAAACACAATGAAGAGAACGCGAGACAAATCGAACAAAAGCTAAAGCGATGCGCACCATTTGCTCGTGTCTTATCCGCTCGTGGATATACTCCTGATTCCGCTGCCACTCTCTTATGTCCTCGTACGTTAGACACTATTCCAGATATCTCTCGTAAATCAACGCATTGGCAAACCCTCGCTGAGGCCACAGAGCATCTTTTTGAAAAGTTAAAAGAGGGTCAGTCAATTCGTATCATTCATGATAATACGCTCAGCAGCATAGTGGCGGCTTCTATACTTGAATCGACACTTAACAAACTAGACATAGCTTCTTTGACCAAGGAAAAGGAAAACGTCGCCTCAAATATCACTATTTCAAGAGGTGAGGGAACACCTACCTCTTATGATGCGGAATGGAAGCACGAACATTCGCTACAACTTAAAGGGACGCATCCAGAACGACTTGCTTTATTGATGGCGAGATACCTCGATACCCTCGCAGAGCAACAAACAGGAGAGGCTCTCTCCTGGGAACAGAATATCAGGCTTGCTGCACTCGCACGTCACCCCAAAATTCAATCCAATGGTGTGGAAAAGATGCTCGCTCTGTACGGTTCCTTGGCTATGAATGCCTCTCCAGAAGATGTACCTGGATTGTTGGCTATTCAAACAGGGCTGATTGGCCCTCAGCAATATACTCCCCTTGAAATCAATACCCAAGTAAGACCATTTCTTCAAAAAGCAATTGATACTGGCTATGGAGCAGAAGTAGTGAAACTGCTCTCTGCTACTGATATTAGGGAAGCCAAAGATTCGCTTGCGCTTCTTTGTACTGTAACCAATCATCCACGACTCAGATTAGATAGCTGTCATTTAGACCTTACCCCTTTAAGCGAAAGTCCGACGGAGGCAGATACTGAGCTATGTCTATCCGAAGTCACAAGCCGACTTGAGGTACAAGTAAGAGCATTTCAGGCAACCGCTCCCTACACGAGTCCCCCATTATTTCTTGTCAAAGATCTGATTGTTGAGTCAATTGAACAGTATGAAGATCATATCAGGATAGCCTTAAATGACGGCGCACAAAAAATTACAGGGTTTTGCTCCTTGAATTTCCTTAACACAGAAATTCTCCCTGGCATGCAACTTCATATTATTGGAGAACTTGTTCATCATCAGCTTCCATATGAAGAGATAGGCATCCTTATACGTACCGTTGAACCCACGCAAATTCACAATGACACCTTGCCTCAACAAATCCAAGAAATCGCCTCTATTGCTCCATCCTATACGCCACAATTTGAAACCGTAATTGCAAAAACTGCTGAAGAGATCACATTTTACAGTAAAGAACTTGCAGAGAAGACAAGTGGTATTCTTGCTTTCGATATTGAGACTACTCTTGATAAACCACATAAAGCATGTGTTTACACGTTTACCGATTGGGAGGCGAAAAAGAACTATGTATTCGATGCTGTTCGTGGACGAGGGACAGATGGGGCTCCACTCTTTCATGACATGAGTCCCCTTGGTGCAGTACTACACAGTCAAACAGCTCGGGAACTTATCATTCAAAATGAGCATTTTGAGCGTTCAGTCCTCGCTCAAGAGGGCCTGTTTCCACGCGGAGTTATTGACACCATCAAAGAGTTAAAGCGGCTACGGCCAGATATTGAAAGACGTGGACTTCGGGATGGGCTGTATTGGTGCTGCGACTTCGAACTCTCAAAAGATGAGCAAACCAGCGACTGGACCAAAAGAGAGGATGATGGCGCAATCCCTCCCGCTCAACTGGCATATGCCATTGGGGACACGGAGAAACTTGCTGAATATTATGTATCGCTACGCGCCCTTGATGAACGAACAGCGGTCCCTAAAACCCACCGTATTTCCGACCTTATGGCAGGAATGGTGCTCGAAAAGCGACTGCTCCATGACTTCATCACAGAAAACTGCCCAGAATACTTCGCACTGAGAGCGAAGAAAGATGTTTTACATGGAATGATTAGCACCCGACTTGAAGAGGGGATACTTCCATCCGCTTCAGAATGGGGAATTGGTAATGGGCGAGAACGAAGGGGAAAGGTTGAGGTAGACCTTTTCAAAAAACGCTTCTTCACACTCTGTAATGATTGTGTTGATCGGAACGTTATTGATAACACGTTGAATGCGCTGCTCGAGCAAAACGTATCAAAAACACAATTAAAGAAGACGTTATCTGAAGAACCATGGCGAGCTGCTGGCTTCCCGAATGATACCAGCATCGATGATTTTATCGCTCACATCTCTGATCTATCTCATATAACCTCTCAACCCGAAATTCGTCTCAAGTATAAAACACCAACTATTGACGTCCGGGTAGACGTGAATCCCTCATGGAATATGAGCACTTACTTCAAAGAATATACTCGGACATACGAGCAAATACTTACAATCAAGAAAGATTATCCACGAATTGTTGACGGTGAATTACGTCTGCGCAAAATGAAAGCTCAGATTGGCTATCTTTTCTCACATCATGCTGCACCCCCATATAATGGTCGTCATGGAAGTGCGCGGCCTCGTATTGCACGCAAAGTCGATATTAAAAAACTCCGCGAAGCACTACATGAGAAGGGAGACAAAACACTGGGAGAACGGCAAGTAGAAGATACACTCCTGTCTCTGATACAAACCGAAATTTCACCGTGGAAATTTCATACCCTGCTTCAAGACACATCTTTCGAGGACTCTTTACTCTATGCAGCAATAGAGAGGAGAAAATTCCTTCAAGCTGTTTCTTCTCCAGTTGCATCACATAGAGCTTCGTATATAAGCCCAGGAAAGCTCTAATACAAGGAGCGCGAGAGATGCCTCTTGCCAGTCACGGCGTACATAATTGACACGATGATAAAAATCAGAAACCCTTGAGTCAGATATTATCATTCATAAAAGTGTATTCATGAATATTCTCTTTGTGCACAGAGTCAGTGATCGCTCCGAGGCAAGCCTGCTCGAATGGATGTGTCAGCTGGGTGATCGCGTGACACTGATTACCGATCCTCAAGAGCCTCGGATGTCTATTTTTGAGGGTCTGGGGGCGCACGTAATACCAATGCGAATACGCCATCGACTCGATTTTAAGGCGATGCGTATCATTCGAAGGCTGTGTCGAGAAAAACCGATTGACGTGATCTATTCGTCATTTAATGCGGGATTATCAACGTCACTTTTTGCTGTTCGAGGGCTTCCTACCAGAGTCATTGGGTACCGCGGTACATTGGGAAATCTCTCCCGATGGGATCCCGCCTCTTATTTAACTCATCTCAATTCACGGCTCTCTGGGATTATTAGTAACTGTCCACCGGTAGAAAACTTTTTAAAGTCACTCGGCATCTCGCAAAAACGGCTTACCACCATCTTTAAGGGACATGAAGAGACGTGGTATGAAACGCAGCAGTCTGCTATTGCAAAAAGCACGCTTCAGTTGCCTGAAAATCACCTGATTGTAGGGGTAGTTGCTAATATTCGACCGTTAAAAGGGATCGACTCTCTTCTGGTGGCTATGAAGCCATTATTTGAAGAATTTCCTGTTACTCTTCTCCTCGTAGGTGATGATAGAGAAGCAGCCACTGCAAAGCGGGTTCAAGAATTAGGGCTACAGAACTCCGTCCGACTCCTGGGTTTTCGAGAAGATGCTGCACAAATTGCTACTCTTTTTGATATTGTCTGTATGCCATCCACAAGAAGAGAAGGAGTCCCTCGCTCAGTTGTTGAAGCTATGAGTCACGGAAAACCTGCAATTGTAACAGATGTCGGTGGACTTCCATATATTGTCAAAGATAAAGAGAATGGCCTAGTAGTACCGCCGAATGATCCCGACTCCTTGAGAGAGGCTTTACGATGCCTTCTTAATGATACTAATCTGCGGGAATCTTATGGAATGAATAGTAAGACCCGCTTTCGCTCGATGTTTCAGCTGAAGAATTATCACGAGCAGATGAGGGAATTTTTTGAAATCGCGCCCTTTTGACTACACGAGCATCCACCTACAATATTGACTCTAGATTCCGTTTCCTTCTGTATGGCTCTTAAGAAATGAGACTATATCAATTCGAGATTGAAAGTTTGAAATTTCCTCAGGTGTAATAACGGGTCTGATATCAGCACGGACAGAACGCCCTATCATCTTTCGTGTTTCATGAATGAATAATGCAAGGCGAAGATTGATATGAATCTGACTTGCAAAATGAAATAGAAATGAATTCTCGCCATGAAAATACAAGGGAACTATCTGAGCATTAGACTGAACCGCAAGCTTTGCAACAAGAGTACCCCATGGAAGCTCTTCGAGAGCTCCAAAGCCGAATCGACGAGTAGCGACCCCTCCGCCAGGAAACAGTATTACGGCTTCACCTCGATCCAGTGCTTCAAGAGCTGCCTGACGCGATTGAACATTCCGTCTTCTGGCTTCTTTTGTATCTCGAAAATCAATTGGCAAGAGATACTCATTGAGACTCGGCTCAAAGGTTAAAACGTGATTTACAAGAATTTTAAAGTTTCTTCTCAGCTTATATGCGACTTGCGATGCAACTAATCCATCAACGATTCCGAATGGATGATTTGCAATGACTAATACTCCACCGGAACCAGAAACTCTCGACAAATGCTCTTCTCCATGTAAGAGCACATCAATAGACATCACTCTGAGAGTCTCATCCCAAAATTGTCCTCCTGCTCCAATACGCGAGAGAATCTCTGTATACAATCTCTGCATGTGGTGAGCTCCAGTGCACCGCTCAACCGAGGCAATCACGAGCCTTTTGAAAAAGGGATCCCTACTGGTCCGGTAACTCATCTGGTTATCGAGGTCGTTCATTCTTGATTTCTGAGAAACTTCTATCCCCTTGTTCTCCTAGTATAGCAGAGTCGGCTGTCCTCTTACGCAGAAGGAAGGAACGCAGTGCAGGCACTCCCCTGCCGCTTAAGGCGGCTCTCCTCTTTTATCTTACTTCTTGTCGTTTATTTTCAGCTAGTTATAAACTTCAAAACTCATCGCATCCCCTTTCAGAGCACTTTTTCATTTATTCCTTTCATAACCTTATAGGAGGCATATGTTTAAGACAGCTCTTTCTGCACTCTCTGCTATAGTTTCTACAGGTGTTCAAAAACCTGCACAGATACTTGCGCTTTCTTTGGTTGCTGCCGGCGCCACAATTCCAAATTTTACAGAACACATTGGGAAAGCCATCAAACAGGTTGGCTCGCTCGCTGGCGATACCGTTCAAACGGTTGAGAAAGTTATTGATCTTTCAGATACTTCCTTTAGGGCAGGAGCAAATATTGTCCACACTGCTTCAGCAAGGACAGGAAGGCTCGCTGTCAGGGCTACAGGCCAAACTGAAAACGTTGATAGAGATGATCTCAAGGCACTCGATACGCCTCAATAATTTCTGGTCGAAAAACTTTTTTGGGGCTCTTCCGCCAGTTTTTCTGACAAATTAGATATTTTCACTGATTCCAGAAAATCATACACGGAACTTAAAAAAATGATGGAAGTCTCTTGCACTTCCGATCTCGTAGTATACTCTGGTGCAGAAACTTATTTTTTTGTGATATCTCGTGAAAATTATCCTTACTCTTTTTACTCTTCTTACGACGTTTCTTGCTCTAGCCTTCTTCTTTCCAGTCTCCATCGGGAGCTCACGGTATGTAGATTTTACCTCTCCCTCTATTACGATTGAACAACGGGGAGGAGAACTCTCTCTCAAGGTCTCTGACGATCTCAATGCAATCGTTTCGGTACGCTACCTAGTACAACAAAGCGGAGAAACACAAATTGAAGGAGAAATACTGCATGAAGCTTCTCCTCTCTTGAATACCCATGAACTATCGCTCGATCTCGGAACGCTACAAGGTTCGCTGGCAGAGGGAGCTGCTGAAGTTATTGTAACAGCACAAGATGCAGCGATCTGGGGTAATGTCTTTCGAATAACGGCTCCAATTACGCTTGATTTTTCTGCTCCGTCAATTGAAGTACTCTCTCAACAACACCGCATATTCGCGGGCGGAGCAGAGCTTGTACTGTTTCAAGCTGCCGACAACATGTCGCTAAAAGAAGTATGGCTCTCTGCTTATCAAGATAAGATCTTTGCACCGTTTAAACTTATCGATGCCTATCCCGAACTTGATTTGCCAGAAAGGCTTTATGGAGTTCTGTTTGCTACCCCTCGTGGTCTCGCTCGTGAGAAATTTCAGCCTACACTACATGCCACTGATAATTTTGGTAATAGCACCGAGCGTGTCTTATCGCTTCGTTTTGAAGAACAAGCGTATCGCAGAACATCACCAAAACTCTCTTCTTCGTTCCTCAGTCGCAAAATACCCCCTCTCGTTAAAGAAATGAAACAAGATGGGTATTTAGCAGCTCAAACTCCTTTGAGTGATCTTGACGGATTCAAAGTAGTTAATGAGCAATACCGCGAAAAATTGGTAGGTGAGATAAGTACAGCGATGGAGAAAGCTGGAATACGAGCTGATATTCCTACTCAACACTTTCAGCGACCGATGGCAGGAACATTGACTTCACGATTTGGTGAATTTCGAACCTATCTGTTCGAAGGAAAGTCAATCAGCACCTCTTTTCATGATGGTCAGGATATTGCCTCAGTAGTTGCAGATAATGTGCGTGCAACAGCAGCTGGAAACGTCTTGTTAGCAGAACAACTTGGTATCTATGGAAATACTATCCTTATTGATCATGGAGCTGGAATTACAAGCCTCTATGGACACCTCTCTTCATTCGCTGTTCAAGCGGGTGAAACGGTGAATCAAGGAGACCTGATCGGACAAAGTGGTACGACGGGACTAGCTGGGGGTGACCATCTTCACTTTGAAATCCGCATACAGGGCGTGCCCGTTACGCCCATCGAGTGGTGGGATCCAAAGTGGTTTCAAGACAATATCGAACAGAAGCTTACCAAGCTACTCGAACCCTATACTTCGGGTTGAATAGCAATCAAGAATGGCCAATCCTGGGTGAAGATTCACGAGAAACGATACAAGAGCCAGTACCTGAGCCCGCCGCCGTTCGTTAGCGCACTCTCCCTTGTATTTTTCACGAGCGGGGTACGCCTCCCCTAAATGACTCCGTGTGCCTGACCTACCTTCCGAAAAGCAGCGACCGCCCTTTCGAGATCAGCCCTCTCATGAGCAGCAGATACCTGCACTCGAATTCTTGCCTCCCCCTTGGGAACGACAGGATAAGAGAAGCCGATAACGTAGATTCCTTCCCCTAGGAGGTCATCTGCCATAGCTGAAGCAAGTTTAGCGTCTCCCAGCATAACGGGAACGATTGGATGAATTTCCCCCTTTAAGGTAAACCCGAGCGCTGACATCTCCGAACGGAAAAACTTCGTATTCTCCTCGAGTTTTTCTCTCAAGGAGGAGGTCTGCGTTAGAAGATCTAAACAGGCGATACCGGCTGTGACGATGACAGGCGGCAGTGAGTTACTAAACAGATAAGGGCGGCTACGCTGCCGAAGGAGCTGAATGAGCTCGGAATGTCCTGTCGTAAAACCACCTATCGCTCCCCCTAAAGCCTTTCCGAGCGTTGAAGTGATAATATCGACTCGACCGGTTACTCCACAATGCTCAACGGAACCTCTTCCCGTTGGTCCAAAGAAACCGGAGGCATGGCACTCGTCTACCATCACCATTGCGTCATATTGGTCAGCAAGATCACAAATTCCCTTGAGGTCGGCAACTTCTCCATCCATAGAGAATACCCCGTC is part of the bacterium genome and harbors:
- a CDS encoding DEAD/DEAH box helicase — protein: MSLEHSRQLPERPPHITEVKANTLYTALSVKEGKEIVSTVAQQSLFPDEDAQTSVVKVRGYEREIPKTIEEFAIQSGREKILRTKTFRFIPGQIAALLELDASEQNAVVAASTGAGKSYVALALAAKYLQEEDHSKVLYITRQKPLVEQVMRDAQHSLTLAAGVWQRLRALHRPVSERPSMRAMPDSCSLRLKQFKMISA
- a CDS encoding glycosyltransferase family 1 protein, with amino-acid sequence MNILFVHRVSDRSEASLLEWMCQLGDRVTLITDPQEPRMSIFEGLGAHVIPMRIRHRLDFKAMRIIRRLCREKPIDVIYSSFNAGLSTSLFAVRGLPTRVIGYRGTLGNLSRWDPASYLTHLNSRLSGIISNCPPVENFLKSLGISQKRLTTIFKGHEETWYETQQSAIAKSTLQLPENHLIVGVVANIRPLKGIDSLLVAMKPLFEEFPVTLLLVGDDREAATAKRVQELGLQNSVRLLGFREDAAQIATLFDIVCMPSTRREGVPRSVVEAMSHGKPAIVTDVGGLPYIVKDKENGLVVPPNDPDSLREALRCLLNDTNLRESYGMNSKTRFRSMFQLKNYHEQMREFFEIAPF
- a CDS encoding glycerol acyltransferase is translated as MNDLDNQMSYRTSRDPFFKRLVIASVERCTGAHHMQRLYTEILSRIGAGGQFWDETLRVMSIDVLLHGEEHLSRVSGSGGVLVIANHPFGIVDGLVASQVAYKLRRNFKILVNHVLTFEPSLNEYLLPIDFRDTKEARRRNVQSRQAALEALDRGEAVILFPGGGVATRRFGFGALEELPWGTLVAKLAVQSNAQIVPLYFHGENSFLFHFASQIHINLRLALFIHETRKMIGRSVRADIRPVITPEEISNFQSRIDIVSFLKSHTEGNGI
- a CDS encoding M23 family metallopeptidase; translation: MKIILTLFTLLTTFLALAFFFPVSIGSSRYVDFTSPSITIEQRGGELSLKVSDDLNAIVSVRYLVQQSGETQIEGEILHEASPLLNTHELSLDLGTLQGSLAEGAAEVIVTAQDAAIWGNVFRITAPITLDFSAPSIEVLSQQHRIFAGGAELVLFQAADNMSLKEVWLSAYQDKIFAPFKLIDAYPELDLPERLYGVLFATPRGLAREKFQPTLHATDNFGNSTERVLSLRFEEQAYRRTSPKLSSSFLSRKIPPLVKEMKQDGYLAAQTPLSDLDGFKVVNEQYREKLVGEISTAMEKAGIRADIPTQHFQRPMAGTLTSRFGEFRTYLFEGKSISTSFHDGQDIASVVADNVRATAAGNVLLAEQLGIYGNTILIDHGAGITSLYGHLSSFAVQAGETVNQGDLIGQSGTTGLAGGDHLHFEIRIQGVPVTPIEWWDPKWFQDNIEQKLTKLLEPYTSG
- the kbl gene encoding glycine C-acetyltransferase gives rise to the protein MYSEEVKSQYATELEEIQSAGLFKKERVIVSPQDANIRVEAGEVLNFCANNYLGLSCNTQLIEAAKSGLDQYGLGLSSVRFICGTQDIHKQLEQKISEFHSTEDAILYAACFDANGGVFEPLLGEEDAIISDALNHASIIDGIRLCKAHRYRYRHSDLSHLEACLKEAREAGVKKIMIATDGVFSMDGEVADLKGICDLADQYDAMVMVDECHASGFFGPTGRGSVEHCGVTGRVDIITSTLGKALGGAIGGFTTGHSELIQLLRQRSRPYLFSNSLPPVIVTAGIACLDLLTQTSSLREKLEENTKFFRSEMSALGFTLKGEIHPIVPVMLGDAKLASAMADDLLGEGIYVIGFSYPVVPKGEARIRVQVSAAHERADLERAVAAFRKVGQAHGVI